A single window of Granulicella sibirica DNA harbors:
- the fliE gene encoding flagellar hook-basal body complex protein FliE — MSMSISGLGISSPITTGAGPLSFTEPDSSGSNGGFGDVLKNAISQVSNLQGGAEQQVNTLLQGGSNDMSKVMISVEKADVAFQLMMQVRNKIVSAYQDIEKMQF; from the coding sequence ATGAGCATGAGTATTTCGGGTCTCGGTATCTCCAGCCCAATTACGACCGGAGCAGGCCCATTATCGTTTACCGAGCCGGACTCGTCGGGTAGTAATGGAGGCTTCGGGGATGTACTGAAGAATGCCATTTCCCAGGTCAGCAACCTCCAGGGGGGCGCTGAGCAACAGGTGAACACGCTTCTGCAAGGTGGTAGCAACGATATGAGCAAGGTGATGATCTCAGTCGAAAAGGCTGACGTCGCATTTCAGCTCATGATGCAGGTGCGCAACAAGATCGTGAGCGCCTACCAAGACATTGAAAAGATGCAGTTCTGA
- the flgC gene encoding flagellar basal body rod protein FlgC: protein MGPFDILSISASALSAERQRSEVIAANMANAETTHTDGGGPFTRKEVVFSSASNASFHLAFASAGHTTGKTLGSVRISQIVEDKTPPVMRYEPGHPDADKDGYVAYPAINPVQEMVDLMGSTRAYQLNASAVTAAKQMIQQSIDILKS from the coding sequence ATGGGACCGTTCGACATTCTTTCCATCAGCGCCTCGGCACTCTCGGCGGAGCGGCAACGCTCCGAGGTGATCGCCGCTAACATGGCCAACGCCGAGACGACTCACACTGATGGCGGTGGCCCTTTCACTCGGAAAGAGGTCGTCTTCTCATCCGCGAGCAACGCTTCTTTTCACCTCGCGTTTGCCAGTGCCGGGCATACCACTGGCAAGACGCTTGGGTCCGTTCGCATCTCCCAAATCGTTGAAGATAAGACTCCACCGGTGATGCGGTATGAACCTGGGCACCCGGACGCGGACAAGGATGGCTATGTAGCCTATCCTGCGATCAATCCCGTTCAGGAGATGGTTGACCTGATGGGATCGACACGAGCTTATCAACTCAACGCTTCCGCAGTCACCGCCGCCAAGCAGATGATTCAGCAGTCGATCGACATCCTGAAGAGCTAA